The following proteins come from a genomic window of Heyndrickxia acidicola:
- a CDS encoding NUDIX hydrolase encodes MRNRGSVVLIKDNTVCLIKRKRDGLVYYVFPGGGIEEGETPEAAAEREALEELGVKVEIHKCISKIEYQGTQYFFLAEILDGAFGTGRGKEYTDKNRERGTYLPMWVEIDKLSALNVKPMEMALKIQSL; translated from the coding sequence TTGAGAAACAGAGGATCAGTAGTCCTTATAAAGGATAACACGGTTTGCCTGATAAAAAGAAAGAGAGACGGCTTGGTGTATTATGTATTCCCGGGCGGCGGTATAGAAGAAGGAGAGACACCTGAAGCAGCCGCTGAGAGAGAGGCACTGGAGGAGCTGGGAGTAAAGGTTGAAATTCATAAGTGTATCTCTAAAATTGAGTATCAAGGTACGCAATACTTTTTTCTTGCAGAAATATTGGATGGAGCTTTCGGTACTGGAAGAGGAAAGGAATACACAGATAAAAATAGAGAACGCGGAACATACTTGCCAATGTGGGTGGAGATAGATAAATTGTCCGCTCTAAATGT